In Flavobacterium sp., a single window of DNA contains:
- a CDS encoding TonB-dependent receptor: MKKNINLILWVTILLTSLQFQAQNTTPLIQSKLDGTVVDDITNQPIIGASVTIKGTTHGVVTDAEGKFYFQTGQKFPYTLIVSYIGYKKLEIIVEKNPVIIHLKEERQELDELVVVGYGTQKRKDITGSVASVPKANLSQVTSSADNLLRGAVSGVVVTQSSGRPGASSSVRIRGGNSITAGNEPLYVLDGILIYNDNANSSTGIANAGASLNVLSTINPSDIESIEVLKDASATAIYGSRGANGVVIITTKKGTKGQDNISYQGYFGVQNISKKLSIMNASQWASLRNDVQASIGQAPSFSDAQIEAFKTSGSYDWQSAAFRKATPVQNHQLSFSGGDERSRYAISAGYFDQEGIVLGSDFKRISLRVNYEKNYSQNFKFGVNANYSNSVSNGIASNSSGGRNPNPIVSVLLTAPVVPIRNEDGSYNVTNNPYATSVNGYVPNPINDLENTINETKINRILTSLFGEYKITKKLTAKVAVSGDVIDTKQNYYAPANTSNGAGTKGSAAVGDRLVSSVLNENTLNYNTNFGENHKFSALGGYTLQYTQGEVVTAGANTFVNDANTYNALQDGVAVKPYSDAYESVLKSWLARVNYSYKGKYNFTLSGRADGSSRFGSESRWGYFPSAGFSWNITDEEFASNIKGVTEAKLRLTAGTTGNQEIGNYLALAQMGSVNYSFGGTLYTGLAPTRLANSDLKWEKTTQYNVGLDLSLLDRKINFVFDVYYKKTNDLLISVPVPLTSGYASVLQNIGGVENKGIEIGLNTENLKTENFSWNSNLVFSANRNKVVAIGNGVNQFFPVVPNGSLLQQQPVTVKVGLPLGTFWGYRTNGIFQTQEEVNTQPKINSLANTKVGDRKYVDTNGDGVITALDKGNLGSSQPKFVGSFSNSISYNDFDLNFSFQGSYGAKIFNALNQQLEISTLGTNASTALVDRWTPTNPSNEIPRASSSPLGIVSERYVEDASFLRLKLITLGYTLPKSASKKLGAKSVKFYVSAENLVTWTKYSGYDPEVSSYEQNNLYPGIDFGSYPNSKTFISGLNVTF, encoded by the coding sequence ATGAAAAAAAATATAAACCTCATTTTATGGGTTACAATTTTGTTAACATCCCTGCAATTTCAGGCACAAAATACAACACCGCTTATTCAATCTAAACTCGACGGAACGGTAGTCGATGATATTACAAATCAGCCAATTATAGGTGCATCAGTAACAATTAAAGGTACAACTCACGGAGTTGTAACAGATGCTGAAGGAAAATTTTATTTTCAAACCGGTCAGAAATTTCCTTATACTTTAATAGTAAGTTATATAGGATATAAGAAACTGGAAATCATAGTAGAGAAAAATCCGGTAATCATTCACTTAAAAGAAGAACGACAAGAACTAGACGAATTGGTTGTTGTAGGTTACGGAACTCAAAAGAGAAAAGATATTACAGGTTCTGTAGCATCGGTTCCAAAAGCTAATTTATCTCAGGTAACTTCATCAGCAGATAACTTACTGCGCGGAGCTGTTTCTGGTGTGGTAGTTACACAAAGTTCGGGTCGTCCGGGCGCATCTTCAAGCGTACGTATTCGTGGTGGAAACTCAATTACAGCAGGTAACGAACCTTTGTATGTTCTGGACGGAATTTTAATTTATAATGACAATGCCAACAGTTCTACCGGAATAGCAAATGCTGGAGCAAGCTTAAATGTTTTGTCTACCATAAATCCTTCTGATATTGAATCTATTGAGGTTTTAAAAGATGCTTCTGCAACGGCCATTTACGGTTCGCGTGGCGCAAATGGTGTTGTAATTATTACCACTAAAAAAGGAACAAAAGGACAGGATAATATTTCTTATCAAGGTTATTTTGGAGTTCAGAATATTTCAAAAAAACTTAGTATAATGAATGCCAGCCAATGGGCAAGTTTACGAAATGATGTTCAGGCAAGTATTGGTCAGGCGCCTTCTTTTTCGGATGCGCAGATTGAAGCTTTCAAAACTTCAGGAAGTTACGACTGGCAGTCGGCAGCATTTAGAAAAGCCACTCCGGTTCAAAACCATCAATTGTCATTTTCAGGTGGAGATGAAAGATCACGATATGCAATTTCTGCCGGATATTTTGATCAGGAAGGAATTGTTTTGGGATCTGATTTTAAAAGAATTTCACTTCGTGTTAACTATGAAAAAAACTATTCACAAAACTTTAAATTTGGTGTAAATGCCAACTACAGTAATTCTGTTTCAAACGGTATAGCAAGTAACAGCAGCGGCGGAAGAAACCCAAACCCTATTGTTAGTGTTTTATTAACTGCTCCGGTTGTACCAATTAGAAATGAAGACGGAAGTTACAATGTTACCAATAACCCTTATGCGACTTCTGTAAATGGTTATGTTCCAAACCCAATTAACGATTTGGAAAATACGATTAACGAAACTAAAATCAACAGAATCCTTACCAGTTTGTTTGGCGAATACAAAATCACCAAAAAACTAACCGCTAAAGTTGCGGTAAGCGGCGATGTTATTGATACAAAACAAAATTATTATGCGCCTGCGAATACCTCAAATGGTGCCGGAACAAAAGGTTCTGCCGCTGTTGGAGACCGATTGGTAAGTTCTGTATTAAATGAAAATACGCTGAATTATAATACCAACTTCGGTGAAAACCATAAATTCTCAGCTTTAGGCGGTTACACATTGCAATATACGCAAGGTGAAGTGGTTACAGCAGGAGCTAATACTTTTGTAAACGATGCCAATACGTATAATGCTTTGCAAGATGGTGTGGCCGTAAAACCATACAGTGATGCTTACGAAAGCGTTTTAAAATCATGGCTGGCGAGAGTAAATTACTCTTACAAAGGAAAATATAATTTTACACTTTCCGGACGTGCAGACGGTTCTTCAAGATTTGGTTCTGAATCACGCTGGGGTTATTTTCCATCTGCAGGTTTTTCATGGAATATTACCGATGAAGAATTTGCAAGCAATATCAAAGGTGTAACCGAAGCTAAACTTAGACTTACAGCCGGAACAACAGGAAATCAGGAAATTGGAAACTATCTGGCGTTAGCTCAAATGGGTTCTGTAAATTATTCTTTTGGTGGAACATTATATACCGGACTTGCTCCTACCCGATTAGCAAATTCTGATTTGAAATGGGAAAAAACAACACAATACAATGTTGGTTTAGATTTATCTCTTTTAGACAGAAAAATCAATTTTGTTTTTGATGTGTATTACAAAAAAACAAACGATTTGTTAATCAGCGTTCCTGTGCCGTTGACTTCAGGATATGCAAGTGTTCTTCAAAATATTGGAGGTGTTGAAAATAAAGGTATTGAGATTGGTTTAAATACAGAAAACCTAAAAACAGAAAACTTTTCATGGAATTCAAACCTTGTATTTTCTGCCAACAGAAACAAAGTAGTAGCTATTGGAAACGGAGTTAATCAGTTTTTCCCAGTTGTGCCAAACGGATCTTTATTGCAGCAGCAGCCAGTTACGGTAAAAGTTGGACTGCCATTAGGAACTTTCTGGGGATACAGAACAAACGGAATTTTCCAGACACAGGAAGAAGTGAATACTCAACCAAAAATCAACAGTTTAGCCAATACTAAAGTGGGAGACAGAAAATATGTTGACACTAACGGAGACGGTGTAATAACAGCACTTGATAAAGGTAACTTAGGGTCATCTCAGCCAAAATTTGTTGGAAGTTTCAGCAACTCGATTTCTTATAATGATTTTGATTTGAATTTCTCTTTTCAGGGTTCTTATGGCGCAAAAATCTTCAACGCTTTAAATCAGCAGTTAGAAATTTCAACTCTTGGAACAAATGCTTCAACTGCTCTTGTTGACCGCTGGACACCAACAAATCCAAGCAATGAAATCCCGAGGGCATCAAGTTCTCCACTGGGAATTGTTTCTGAACGTTATGTAGAAGATGCTTCTTTCTTACGCTTAAAATTAATCACTCTTGGCTATACTTTACCAAAAAGCGCTTCAAAAAAACTGGGAGCAAAAAGCGTGAAATTCTATGTTTCCGCAGAAAATCTAGTGACCTGGACGAAATACTCTGGCTATGATCCTGAGGTAAGTTCATACGAACAAAACAACTTATATCCGGGAATTGATTTTGGTTCTTATCCAAACTCAAAAACATTCATCTCCGGCTTGAACGTAACTTTCTAA
- a CDS encoding arylsulfatase, with the protein MKNFRNNFTIKSSGKGLLITALLAVQFGFAQEQQEFKGTIGKTLADSKEYWPDPVKAPKGAPNIVWILLDDVGFGASSAFGGLISTPTFDNLANNGLRYTNFHTTAICAPTRAALLTGRNSGRVHVSGFSHTVLSAGFPGWDGRIPSDKGTIAEILRENGYNTFAVGKYGVTPDEDASDAGPFDRWPTGKGFDHFYGFLGSQTDQYNPDLVEDQVHIKPDGRHLNELITDKAISYIQKQQKAAPGKPFFLYYAPGAAHAPHQVATKWSDPYKGKFDKGWDAYREEVIANQKKLGVIPANAVLPERNPLITDWKKLTPDQKKVYARFMEVYAGFLTYTDYEVGRVVNYLKESGQLDNTLIFVAIGDNGASKEGTTEGTINQSLFSQGTSDEENLKKNLANIDEIGTPKGLNTNYPLGWAQATNVPFKNWKQDAHSEGGTHNPLIVFYPNGIKDKGGIRNQYSHVTDLLPTTLDIVGIKAPEYIKGIKQDIIQGSSFQASIDNPKAESLHKVQYYYIFGNRAIYKDGWKAAAAHLPDSFAVKKSLGKNEKPAESNFDADVWELYNLNEDFNERNNLAKKYPEKLAELQKLFDEQAKENNVYPLIDWQDVYNRRIHNTGAEKGKTLQDLVKQASKPGETGSSN; encoded by the coding sequence ATGAAAAATTTTAGAAATAACTTTACGATCAAAAGCTCTGGAAAAGGGCTTTTGATTACAGCATTGCTGGCAGTACAATTTGGTTTTGCACAAGAGCAGCAAGAGTTCAAAGGAACAATTGGTAAAACTCTGGCAGATTCTAAAGAATACTGGCCAGACCCGGTAAAAGCGCCAAAAGGTGCGCCAAATATTGTCTGGATTTTATTAGACGATGTTGGATTTGGAGCTTCAAGTGCTTTTGGAGGTTTAATCAGCACGCCTACATTTGATAATTTGGCAAACAACGGTTTACGTTACACAAATTTCCATACAACTGCAATTTGTGCGCCAACTCGTGCTGCATTATTAACCGGAAGAAATTCAGGAAGAGTTCACGTTAGCGGATTTTCACACACTGTTTTATCGGCAGGATTTCCTGGATGGGATGGAAGAATTCCTTCTGATAAAGGAACAATTGCTGAGATTTTACGTGAAAACGGATACAACACTTTTGCCGTTGGTAAATATGGTGTAACTCCAGACGAAGACGCATCAGATGCAGGACCGTTTGACAGATGGCCAACCGGAAAAGGTTTCGATCATTTCTACGGATTCTTAGGTTCGCAAACCGATCAGTACAATCCGGATTTAGTAGAAGATCAGGTACATATTAAACCAGACGGACGTCATTTAAACGAATTAATTACGGATAAAGCCATCAGTTATATTCAAAAACAACAGAAAGCGGCACCCGGAAAACCATTCTTTTTATACTATGCGCCCGGAGCAGCACATGCACCTCATCAGGTTGCTACAAAATGGAGCGATCCATATAAAGGAAAATTTGATAAAGGATGGGATGCTTACCGCGAAGAGGTTATTGCTAACCAAAAGAAATTGGGTGTAATTCCTGCTAATGCTGTTTTACCAGAGCGCAACCCGTTAATCACAGACTGGAAAAAATTAACTCCGGACCAAAAGAAAGTGTATGCAAGATTTATGGAAGTGTATGCCGGATTCTTAACTTACACTGATTATGAAGTAGGAAGAGTTGTAAATTATTTAAAAGAAAGCGGTCAGCTAGACAACACTTTGATTTTTGTTGCTATTGGAGATAACGGTGCTAGTAAAGAAGGGACTACAGAAGGAACAATCAACCAAAGTTTATTCTCTCAAGGCACATCTGATGAAGAAAATCTGAAGAAAAACTTAGCCAATATTGATGAAATCGGAACTCCAAAAGGTTTAAATACGAATTACCCTTTAGGATGGGCTCAGGCTACAAATGTACCTTTCAAAAACTGGAAACAAGATGCACATTCTGAAGGTGGAACGCACAATCCGCTGATTGTTTTTTATCCAAACGGAATTAAAGACAAGGGCGGAATCAGAAATCAATACAGCCACGTAACCGATTTACTGCCAACAACTTTGGATATCGTAGGAATTAAAGCTCCGGAATATATCAAAGGAATTAAACAAGATATTATTCAGGGTTCATCATTTCAGGCTTCTATTGATAATCCAAAAGCTGAATCTTTACACAAAGTTCAATATTACTACATTTTTGGAAACAGAGCGATTTACAAAGACGGATGGAAAGCTGCGGCAGCGCACTTACCGGATTCATTTGCTGTAAAAAAATCTTTAGGCAAAAACGAAAAACCGGCTGAAAGTAATTTTGATGCCGATGTTTGGGAATTGTACAACTTAAACGAAGATTTTAACGAGCGTAACAACCTTGCTAAAAAATACCCTGAAAAACTGGCTGAACTTCAAAAACTTTTTGATGAACAGGCAAAAGAAAACAATGTTTATCCATTGATTGACTGGCAGGATGTTTACAACAGAAGAATCCACAATACCGGTGCAGAAAAAGGTAAAACATTACAGGATTTAGTAAAACAAGCCTCTAAACCTGGTGAAACCGGAAGCAGTAATTAG
- a CDS encoding RagB/SusD family nutrient uptake outer membrane protein has translation MKKIIITFLLSAGLLVSCTDLEVTPTSFVTEDNYFKTQDDAVASVTAVYASLSLDPGEQSLFGRNLYFLTDMGSDYAAAGVSATNPQVRAMSSLTHDATNDRVQVAWRQIYAGINRANVSIDNIPQVSGSEVVKTRLINEAKFIRGLLYFQAVRIWGGVPIVLHEPTSIQLESLKSKRATVDEVYAQIIKDLTDAESLPATYTAADAGRATSGAAKAILAKVYLTRKDWPNAILKAREVINGGYGYALFENFQDIFTKTKKNGKEHIFSVQFEPNQAGNGSSGSTFQSTSFTGFTATEPADIISDVALFYDIYQPGDTRRDVSYAKQLLNPTTGTLYTFPKPIFKKYLDLTNLATPANVAINFPIIRYADILLSLAEAINEQNGAPTVEAYELINQVRRRAYGKAITTPDVTVDLVGLNQTSFRAAIQEERKKEFVQEGQRWFDLVRWGTLVTEVKKVTAKNSVSERNNLYPIPQSERNIDPVGLPQNPGY, from the coding sequence ATGAAAAAGATTATAATAACATTCCTTTTAAGTGCCGGTTTATTGGTATCGTGCACCGACCTTGAGGTAACGCCAACCTCATTTGTAACCGAAGATAATTACTTTAAAACTCAGGATGATGCCGTTGCGAGTGTAACAGCGGTTTACGCTTCTTTAAGCCTTGATCCGGGAGAGCAGAGTTTATTTGGAAGAAACCTTTATTTCCTTACCGATATGGGTTCTGATTATGCCGCAGCAGGAGTTTCTGCAACAAACCCTCAGGTTAGAGCCATGAGCAGTTTAACGCATGATGCAACCAATGACCGTGTTCAGGTGGCGTGGAGACAAATTTATGCAGGAATCAACAGAGCCAATGTATCTATTGATAACATTCCTCAGGTTTCAGGATCTGAAGTTGTAAAAACAAGATTAATCAACGAAGCTAAATTTATCCGCGGATTACTTTATTTTCAGGCAGTTCGTATTTGGGGAGGTGTTCCGATTGTGCTTCATGAACCAACTTCTATTCAGTTAGAAAGTTTAAAATCAAAAAGAGCAACTGTAGACGAAGTTTATGCTCAAATCATCAAAGATTTAACAGATGCTGAAAGTTTACCTGCAACTTACACTGCTGCTGATGCGGGACGTGCGACTTCCGGAGCTGCAAAAGCCATTTTAGCAAAAGTATATTTGACTAGAAAAGATTGGCCAAATGCAATTTTAAAAGCAAGAGAAGTGATTAATGGAGGTTACGGATATGCTTTGTTCGAAAACTTTCAGGACATTTTTACGAAAACAAAAAAGAACGGAAAAGAACATATTTTCTCTGTTCAGTTTGAGCCAAATCAGGCAGGAAACGGTTCCAGCGGAAGTACTTTTCAATCAACATCTTTTACCGGATTTACAGCAACTGAACCTGCTGATATTATCTCAGATGTAGCTTTATTCTATGATATCTATCAACCTGGAGATACCCGCAGAGATGTTAGTTATGCCAAACAATTACTAAATCCAACTACTGGAACGCTTTATACTTTTCCTAAACCAATTTTCAAAAAATATCTGGATTTGACCAACTTGGCAACTCCGGCAAACGTAGCGATCAATTTTCCTATAATTCGTTATGCAGACATCTTATTGTCTTTGGCAGAAGCCATAAATGAGCAAAACGGAGCACCAACAGTAGAAGCCTACGAATTAATTAATCAGGTAAGAAGAAGAGCTTACGGAAAAGCCATTACAACTCCGGATGTAACAGTTGATTTAGTGGGATTAAACCAAACCTCTTTTAGAGCCGCGATTCAGGAAGAACGTAAAAAAGAATTTGTTCAGGAAGGACAGCGCTGGTTTGACTTAGTTCGTTGGGGAACTTTGGTTACTGAAGTGAAAAAAGTTACGGCCAAAAACTCCGTTTCAGAAAGAAATAATCTTTACCCAATTCCACAAAGTGAAAGAAATATTGATCCAGTTGGTTTGCCGCAAAACCCTGGTTATTAA